In Lycium barbarum isolate Lr01 chromosome 9, ASM1917538v2, whole genome shotgun sequence, the DNA window CTAAAAATTCCTTGGTTTCGGATTCGAACTCTCGCTTAGTATAAAATTAAACAAAAtccgcaagacagagttttgtgtgcaaaactctaccttatgcttcaggcagagtttcaaactctacctcAAGGCAAAATTTTGCCTTCAGAACTCTGCCTGCGAATCCAAACCTCTATCTTGcgaaattccttctttttttacTGAACTGgagttcgaacctagaacctcggggtattaggatAAGggaaccaccaatttgaggggcaaatattaaagaccaccacaaaagaagggcaatccgtgcaaaaaaaaaaagttttaatttCTTGAATCCGCCAAAATCCAAACTCAATTGCCAGAACACCCACCCTGGGCCCATGTATACATCCATTATAAGTAAGGGAAAGTCACTTAGATACAACCTTTTAAAATGataattaaaaagattacaactattttaaaaaaattatacaaatacaacttattcaaaatttGAACTTTTTAATTACATAAATTCAACTTCttacattcctaaaatatcaaTATAGATGTATATTTATATTAATGTATTTCATAAAATATGTAGTATATCGATGCACTTATATGCTTAACTTAGCTTATATCGTCTATCAATGCACTTTGCTTAACTTATATTAATATAGTATATCGATGcacatatatgcatatgtatagtatatagtatattatttttaatatagtatatagtatattatGTTTAGTATATATGGTATGTGTATAGTTAATATAATTGTCTTCATCATATTATTAATTATATTATTAATGATAGGTAGGAAAGGAGAATTTGTAGGGACAAATTAAGGAAAAAATATTACCAGTATAAATTTGTTACcatatttatactaaattgaATATTTCATGATACTATTAATGACAGGTAGGAAAGGAGATGGTTGGGACAAATTAAGGAAAAAATATAACTTGTGTAAATATGGTACTAAATTGAATACTTAATATTATTGCCTTCATCATATTATTAATGATAGGTAGGAAAGGAGAATTTgtagggacaaataaaggaaaaaaataacatgtataaatttgttaccatatttatactaaattgaCCATATCTATTGATTTTTTGCTTTTATCATTTATATGGTATAGTTTGTAGAttctgtaaattaaaaaaaattgttgtaggTTCTGTAAATAGTTGTATTTGTACTAGTATTGTGTAAGTTTTTCCACATAAAACTACATATCTTTACTATATGCAAAAAAGAATTCAATTATATTCCCTTAATAGaaataaattatttctaaatttaaCTAAATGGATCATCAAGATATACATAGAAGCGTGAGATGCGGCAGTCTGTTGGCATGTTTGTTGCTAATATCTAAGTAACCATTTACGTGTGAGACTAAAGCAGAACACGGTTTTCTTCCATACAAATAGAAACCTTAATTCCCTCATTTCTGTGAACTCTGGAATTTTCTCCTAAGTTTGATAATTAAAGATTGTAGTTTTGGGAAACAGTAACGTAAAATTGAGTGAATTGTGAGTTAGTACTCTATATGTTCAATTATTCCTTTGTTATTATTTCAATGTCTCCCTCtaacattttccatcttcttctttttaatcaaTATCTATCTGTTCCTTCCTGAGTAAAATATTGGAGGAATTCCCCACTTTTGATTAATTACTCAGTTTGTATCTTATTTTTCTCCTAGAGAAGGGGGAACTTAAAAGACTCCAATCATTAAGGATATGTCAGGCAATGAGCAAAATCAAGATATTCATCAGCAACAGCTCAAAGGAAAGAAACTTTCTTGCGAGACGTTAAAACGATATGACTCCTTAGACTTGGAATCCAGCAAGGTCCCCGAGGCCAAAAAGGTCATAACTTAGCCAAAATATGAgaattttatgtttttgttttgtttcacACTAGTGCTGGAAAGTTCCATAATGGGAGGATAAAAAACTTCCTATCAAATGACTCCATTTTTCGGCTAGTACTCGAGATTTCTTATTTATTAAGGAGGCACACCGCAACTTTTGGTGGTGGAATTTCATGTCGTTTTGATATTTgacgtgatatatatatatatatatatagcttagattttttttttttaatcaggcGTTAGAATGGTCAGTGATACTGAATTTGGCGTTTCAAAGCATAGGGGTAGTGTATGGAGATATTGGAACGTCACCATTGTACGTGTTTTCATCCATTTTCCCTAATGGTGTAAAATACGACGAAGATATACTTGGTGCACTCTCTCTTATCTTGTACACAATCACCTTGATTCCTGTCATCAAGTATGTCTTCATTGTTCTCCAAGCTAATGACAACGGAGATGGTAACTTAATTTCACCTCTTCTTttagagaaaatgacaaaaaatgTCCCTCGTCTTTGGTCGTAAATTCAAAGTAATCTCTTAAGTATCACATGAGcaattttagtcctttaagtttgtcaaaattgaGCACCTTTTATCTGTTATTTACCAAATTCTGATTGTTAAATTTAACTGCAGTAGACACAAAAGATAATGAAACTTGCACCTCAAAAAGTTGCATTttaagtaaataaaaaataacataaaTTGCAAAAACTATACTTTCAAATATGAGTTCTCATTAAATAATTTCTATTTTCACAATTTCTGTTAGATTTAATAATCACAATTTGGTAAATATCTTACGGGACCAAAAGTGCTCATTCTTGGCAAACTTAAAGAACCAAAACTGCCCAAGTAATATTTAAGGAACTACTTTGAACCTACTACCAAAAATAAGGGacgtttttttttcattttctcctTTTACCACAAACTTTCATGATTAATttataagaaaaataaattatactTTTTATTGCAGGAGGTACATTTGCTTTATATTCATTGATATGTCGATATTCTAAGGTGGGATTAATTCCAAGTCAACAACCAGAAGACAAAGATGTGTCGACTTTTAAACTTGATTTGCCAGATAGACGCACACGTCGAGCTTCAAAGCTTAAGTCAAAGCTGGAAAGCAGCAATTTTGTAAAGTTCTTCATGCTATTTGCCACAATGCTTGGTACTTCCATGGTTATTGGGGATGGCGTCCTCACTCCTTGCATTTCAGGCACGTAAAACATATTTGCCCAATCAGGTTATTAACATATCGTAAAAATTTATCTGTATCCGATGTTTACACCAACCCAACAAATACATGAAGCCTTAATATATAGGATACGTTTAAACACCACACAGAAAATTGTGCTAGCAAGCTCCTATTCCTAGAATTGGTGAACATTTTTTTGTCAAAATTGTGACTATCTATTTTCAATCATATATACTATTTCTTTTGGTCAGTTTTATGGCATGAGACTTAGATAAGAGGAACATAAACAGAGAGGTTATACTGTTTGGACACTTTTCATGTCCAGCGTTTTTTATAAATAGTACTAGTAGCACTTTTTCCGTTAAACATTTTCTTTTAACTAAATTATTTTCAAACACTACCTACATGAGAAAATAATGTCTGATTCACCCTAAAAGTAAGATGCTTTAAATGTCATATTATGAACTTGGTCATTATTTTAGAAGGAAAAGGAAGTACACAAATCATTTTAGTAACAGATAAAAAATGGTCAGTTTTGATGCTAATTATATGAGTTTATAATACTAATGTGAATTTTTCATGTAATTTGGTCAGTTTTGTCTGCTGTTGGAGGACTCAAAGAAGCAGCTCCCTCGGTCCTGACTGAAGGTAGCTTATTGcatcctttttgtttttttttcataaaatttcccGTTGCTTTTCCACTTAAAGTAACATGCCTAAAATGATACTCGTGAATTTCTGTTTACTTTGTACAatgatcaagagataatttttaaatagaacaacttttttttttcctttctagaaagcaatcaaaataatagtttGAATAAtgaaaaacaaattgaaataatCATTGTTATCATTGGATGCAGGAAGACTTGTTTGGATAGCAGTAgccattttgatatttttgttcatGTTTCAAAGATTTGGAACTGAAAAGGTTGGCTACACTTTTGCACCTGTACTTTGTGTgtggttccttttcattgctggTATTGGCATCTACAACTTCGCGAAGTACGATCCAACTGTTATCAGGGCACTTAATCCTAAATACATCATAGACTACTTCAAGAGAAACAAAAAGAACGCTTGGATTTCTCTTGGCGGGGTCGTTATGTGCATAACCGGTATTCATTTCTTTGCAACAACCTTTAACAGTACTGAAAAGAGAAAAAGGAACAGAAAATTAAGCAATTTTCTGCTCCAATAGTTTTTTTTACTAGGTGTCAAAGATTGATTAATGAGCTATTGCAGGAGGTGAAGCACTATTTGCAGATGTTGGTCATTTTAGTGTTCGATCTATACAGATAAGTATGTGCTGTGTGACATATCCGGCTCTCATATTAGCATATCTAGGTCAGGCTGCCTTTTTAAGGAAGCACAGTTATGATGTTTCTGATACTTTCTACAAGTCCTTACCTCGTAAGTATAACATTTATTCCTGAGTTTAATTTCTATGCAATGCCAGTTTAGATTCTCATGTTCTTTTTTCTGTTTTACAAGTGCAGATAGTTTATATTGGCCAGTATTTGCAGTGGCAGTGTTAGCGGCCATTATTGCAAGTCAAGCCTTAATTTCTGGGACGTTTGCTATAATCCAGCAATCCCTGGCATTAGGATGCTTTCCTCGTGTTAAAATTGTGCATACATCTAAAAAACATCATGGACAAATTTACATTCCTGAAATCAATAACCTTCTCATGTTGGCTTGTGTTATTGTCACTCTTGCATTCAGGACTACTGAAAAGCTTAGCAATGCTTATGGTAAGGATTTCTTACATGCGTATATATGACTTAAATTCTTCTTAGTGATAATGTGAAGCAGATGTCTAACACGTAACAAAACTATTTGCTTGCAGGAATAGCGGTGGTATTTGTGATGACACTAACATCATGCTTCCTCGTTCTAGTTATGATCATGATATGGAAAACTCACATTCTTTTTGTAATCGTCTATGTTCTAATCATTGGTTTGTTTGAGCTTTTATTGCTAAGCTCAGTCCTGTACAAGTTCACTCAAGGGGGTTACCTTCCACTGGCGTTCGCAATGTTCCTAATGTTTATCATGTACGTATGGAACTATGTGTACCGAAAGAAGTACCACTTCGAGCTAGAACACAAGATCTCTCCCTTAAAAGTTAAAGAAACAGTGGACAAAACAAATTACCATCGATTACCTGGACTTGCAATTTTCTACTCTGAACTTGTTCATGGAATTCCACCAATCTTCAAGCATTACGTGGAGAATGTGCCCGCATTACACTCTGTCCTCGTGTTTGTTTCGGTTAAATCAATTCCAATAAGCAAAGTTCCGGTAGAAGAAAGGTTCCTTTTCCGGAAGGTGAAGCCTTGTGATCTCTACGTGTTTCGATGTGTGGTGAGATACGGATACAATGATGTGCGCAACGAGGAAGAGCCCTTCGAGAGATTATTGGTGGAAAGACTGAAAACTTTTATACGGGATGATTGTATCTTTTCGATTAATGCAGCAAAGAGTAACAGAGTATCATCAGAACAGAGCAATATGGAATTGGAAAATGATTGTGACATACAAGAGGATGCTATGGAGAGAGATATAGAAGTGGTGGATAGAGCTTATAGTCTTGGGGTTGTTCATTTTGTTGGGGAACAAGATGTGATTGCAAGCAATGGGTCTAATATTGCAAAGAGATTTGTGATTGATTGTGCTTTCAATTTCTTGAAGAGGAATTTGAGGCAAAGTAGCAAAGTTTTTGACATACCTCACAAACGTATGTTGAAAGTTGGAATGATATATGAGCTTTAGCATGCTCTGACTTTGAAATTAAGAAGTTAATTAGTTTTATTAGTTCAAATTTAGTTGAATTAAGGAGATAACGGCGAAGCATCCAGCATATGTGCTACCCTCAATCTCCATCCGTCCAAAGGTCTTGGACTACAAAATTTcttgtttttttgttttaatctttttttttttttgtgtgtgtgtttaaaTTTTAGTATAATTTGAGAGAGCGTAACAATGTAGAGAGAgaattagtatatatatatattgtgtgtaTTATTTTACCGCTGGAGAACCAACATATTTTACTTTGTATTATGACTATTGTCTGTCTTAAATActatgtatgttgttgttttaCTTTGTATTGTCTATGTCTAAAACATTTGCCACTTTTAGTATGATAGATTATTTCTTCAACAAAAGATTGAGTTCCGGATCTGGGTAAAAACTATTTAGCTTCACCGGGTTTTGGCAAAAATGATATTTTAGGAAATTAAGTGAAAGTTGAGTGATTTAAGGGTTAGAAAATAAATTTGATGAGTTTACTATTGAATGAACTTTAGTGTAATTAATTAACCCCGAGACAAAATCCAATGAAAAGTATCCACTAAAACCATGTAGCTGCGTGAATTCATCAAGTTTTAATGAAGAAGAAATGGCAAGGGAATTGAGAGAGTTGTGCTTACCTCCAAGACTTGAAGTCAGTTATCAGCTTCATCCTCATTATTTCATTTTGTGCAGCACATAGGCACATAGCCCTGAATTAAAAACCTAGACAATCTAGCCAAATGTGAAACCAGCATACAGAATAAGAAGGTTAATTGTTCAAGATCGTATTGCACCAACCTAAGAAGTTGTTTAGAAGATACAATGATCACCAATACAGAGATTAATTTCCAAATACTTTACTTGTAAGAAAACCACTactattattttcttaaaattaaaaCAATAGTAAAAAGAATTTGAAAATCGAGCATACGTATCAATTAAGTACCAAGCTAGAAGATTATTGTGTATTTTTGACATATCTTAAGGACCAAAAAATCTTCCAGGGAGAAAAACTATGGAATTCCTTTGTGGTTCATCTCTCTCCTTTTCTTCAATGTTGTTGCCAGCAGCAGCCTTATTTTGATTAGTTTTTTCTCCCTCTAATTCTCTAAACCTATGCAAATACCTCTTCAAAGGCTCAACATAATCATCAAATCCTAAACTTCCCATAGCCCAACAAATATCATCTCCATTCAATGTCTTGCGTTTCTCCCTGTGACACTTATCCGATGCCTCTCCGGTAACAAAGCTAATGAACTCAAGATACACATTCTTGCATTGTTTCTTTGGCTTCTTTTGAAATCTTGGCGTTTTGAGGGAGAATTTGCTTCATAATTCGCCCCACATTAGCTATTGGCAACAACCTATCTTACTCCTTAATCCCTCCTTCTTCGCTTGACTTGGGGCCCTCTATATCTAATATGTTGATGCTATCAATCACTTTGGGAAACCTAAAAACTCGATCCTCTCAAACATAGACACGTTTGCCTTTCGTTCTGCTTATTATTTGCCTCGTTATTGTAAGCACAAGTTCGTCTGTATTGCGCTAATTTGGTTAAAAGTTTATAATATAGCGTGATATCGTTAAAGATTTTACGATATATAAAAGTATCCACTATTAGTGTGGAGACAGAATGACGGACAAATTTGTATAGGTGGTACAAAGTTAGGTCATATTTTATTATAGGGAGTACTtacataattaacaaattaagTATGCTAAAAGAGGGTTCTTTTGAAAGAAATTTAGCAACGTTATATCGGTAGCCTTTATTTAAAAGTACTTGCTTTAgtgaattatggatcaaaacgtCCCCTCTCCTCTCCCTTCCTACTTGGTTAATGTTTAATCTTCGTACAAGCTTTAGTAACCATATGTCTTAAACTATGCTTGAAATGTTGAAATTCGTGGATTAGTATATAAAACGCACCTGTGCTTGTCCCATAAAGTGTACCACCAGACAACACCTAAAAAGATCCGTTTGAACATATGTATGAGTCCTGTTGTTGGATGACCTAGCTACTACCTAGTAGGTCCTAATAGTAGATAATGTTAATCCAGTCTTCTGCAAAAATCGTTTAATTTAACATTGTCAATGAATGAAGTGCAAAATTGTCGATAATATTGTCCATTCCCCAAACCCGGGGACACTACATACTAGGATATGGAAATGGATTTTTTGCTTTGTTTCGGCAGGTGAGGTCACATGAATAACATGAATATATATTAGTATTATAGGAGCCTCCAAGTTGCTTTATTAATTGTTGAAATCACCTATATTAGTCAGACCTTTTTATCTTTTTGGTCCCTTGCAGAAGTAATAAGGTACATATCTGCATAGGTTAaagctagctaagttggtgtgaatgagaaatggagggaaaaagataatggaaggaaaatgaagttcaaaGCAAAGTTCCTTTGAAAAGGAGCTTTGTAtcacattggtggtagaaagggaaagtcatgtgcttatattagaaaacacttcttctagctcttaaagggttgagaagaggggCTCCCCTCGCGttgtcgtcgtcgctcggcttcaGATTCGGttaaatgatctgattgattgataatctttttggaccaaatttatttaaattcaatcttcattttctgaaattattttgtttatttccgcagtaaaatattaattagtaattaattaaattttggcGGAATAAAATTAAAACTTCCCAACGTTCTTATTTTTTTCGGAAAAGGCATGGCCTCTCCGAACAGCCACCAAGCCTATTTTGAACAGGCATGTTCGATgctatataaactgaggcaatgcCTCAATTTTCGACTACTGAAAAATTTTCCTTGCATTGCAAATTCTGCATTctttttccagaaaaaaaaaactatcgaGTCTTAGTGTGTTTCGTTGCCAAATTTGAGTTCGTCGAAGTCGTAGGCGTTTGAGGTATCGCCACTCCTGCGACAGgtatatccgttttatcctgggaggaaataatccgtaacctcgggtacagtgagggggttaaattccttatggacacacagtgaattctgtggtctcggatatttcttaattgtttcacaCAGTTTCTGTTTTCGTTTTTCTTTTCCTTACTGGTTccagtttctggttctgctttcCTACAGTTCTGAACACGGGCGAATAACAGCATATATATTAGCCATCATTCTAATTCCTTGTCTCCTATTATGAATCTAGCCCAACAATGCAATCGCCAACCATCCTTGCTTGCTGGAAAGAGAGACCGTTGAACATATAACCAGGGGCGGACCCATTTGTAAAgtttgggtgctccggcacccattaaacttaatcacggagtgtataattgtatagaaaatataaaggaaacagatataagtagttaatagagcacccccgaactcaaaattcctgggtccagcacccccgaactcaaaattaaCCTGATTTATATTTTAGATTTAAAatcaaataataatattttttatgaAGTAGCTTATTAACCTGATTTATGCTTTTATTTTGTTCCTTCCAGCACAATGGGCAGTACCTCAGGGGATTAATTTTCTCCTTTCAAAACTATGTCCTTTATTTGCTCTTTCACGAGTTAGCTAAATAATGAGAAAAGGGTTTATGTTTTTGCCATGACGTATCCTCCGTACCTTTTACTCTTTGTTTTGATTTTGTTTACTTTCCTTGAGGTTCAGCCCTTTTCCGGATCTGTCTAAACACATAATGCTTTCTATATTgggttgtcttttttttttcttttttttttttccttatgtCCCTAATTCAAGAAATTGTAAACAGATCCAATCCTAAATCTAGGCTGAAGTGATGGATTTGGCTCGCAAGTCGGGTCATGATTTGCACAAAAAGGATATTTCAATACTACTTTTAGATTTTGATCTCGTAAAAGAAAAATGTGTCAAAATAATCTTTTTGTCATAACCAGAGCAAATTTTGGCGGTTTGCTAagattttttatgtaatttaGGCAAAACTTATCTTAACAACAAGTTAGGGTGATTGTTAGAAATTTTCGCCAAATCCAAACGAATCGCAATGAGCTTTTTGGTGTTAATTTGTGGCTGAAATTCTGGCGATCCGTCAGGATTTAATTTCAAAACCTTGACCATCACTGTAACTTGTTGTGTAAAAATTCATAACACGTTTTTTCTTCAGAATTGATCCAAATCAACTCTAAATGAGCCCATCCTGCTAATACTAGTCCCAACAATTTTCAATTATTAATTCAACTCAAACCTTCAAAAATCAATAGACCCACTTTGTTTTCTTCAATAATCAAGCTTAATAAAATCCAacattaatatttttcatattttttcaaCCAAAACAATAAAAAGTAACCACAAATAAGTAATAGGTATTCAATTTTCTAAAGCATAGATAAAGATGATAAAGAAAGAGgaatgaggaggaggaggagaattTTGGCGAAAATCTACAATTGATAAAATTCTGTTAATAGGGACAAAAATGAAATGAACATCCTCTGAAAGGACACCAAGCATAAATCGCACAAGAACTAGGAGCTTCAGGAGAGAGTTAACAATCACCAGGGTGGCTACATACTTGATTTTAAGGTGAAAGAACTGAAAGTATTTCAGTAAATAGagttttgtggagaaatcaaTATTGGGACACAATTAATTAGTATGGTTTAAGCTTTTCAATGAAATAATCACACTATTAAACATGATATCAAAGTACACCAGGTATCATGGTTTTATATCTCATTGCTAtacataatttaaaaaaaaaaaataataataaaaaaaaaaatatatatatatatatacacacacacactcacaagTGCTTGGCCATAAAAAAGATTAGgccaataaaaataaataagcaGCAAGAATTTTGGAACTAATCAGGCTTTAATGCTTATCATCGTAGAATTAGTTCCCCCAAAAGATTATTGATGAACCGAAAATTTAAGAAGAAATAAAAGAGTAGGATGAGGGATCGGAAGCCCCCTAAATTGAGGGATTCAGTCGTTCactcaaaagaaaaaagattatAAATCATAATTTACTATAAATTTGTTCAACATTAACGTTTTGTACAGGATGGTAGTTCACATAATCACATCTATGTTGGAATTTTATCATATCGATTGATCAAGACAATATTGTTAGTCACCAATAATAAACATAAATCAACATCCaatacaaaaattaaaatatccTACTTAAATCATGTAGCGTCTGTTCAAGTTGAATGTAATTAGACAAGTCTCAATAGATAGATAGCTGTACTAAATGAAGATGACATGGCAGCTAAAGGAATTTGTGCTTACCTCCATGAGTCTTGGACTGAGCTTGAAGTAATTACTTGATACAATGGTCTAAACGAAAGTTAAAGGATGTACTTGTATTCTGAGACATGGTCATATCCTCCTTTTGTAATTTTTAGTAATCAATGCGAGTACCCAATCGGAGATTGAAtgttaaataataataataaaaaaattgcaTTCCTAGCTCGATCAAGAAACATGACCAACTAGCCAAGTGTGAAACCAACGTCCATGAATCAGACAGAAGGTTATTACTTGTTCAAAACAATATTCCACAGCCATAAAAATTAGATGATACCATAATCACTAACAGAGAATATTTTCACAACTAGAATAAAAACTTTCTAAGAATAAAAATAAGGAGTTGAGAAAATCCAAGCTTAATCAAGATCCAAGCTTAATCAAGTACCAAGCTAGAAAGTTATTGTCATTGGATAAATCTTAAGGACCATAAAAACTTCCCTGGAAATTTCGATGTTCATAGTTCTGCCTTTCTTCTATGTTCTGGCCAACAGTAGCCTTATTTTGATTAACCTTTTCTCCTTCTAATTCTCTATACCTATGCAAATACCTCTTCAAAGGCACAACATAATCATCAAATCCTAAACTTCCCATAGCCCAACAAATATCATCTCCATTCAATGTCTTGCGCTTCTCCTTTTGGCACTTATCCGATGCTTCTCCAGTTACAAAGCTAATGAACTCAGATACACATTCTTGCATTGTTTCTTTTCCCTCTTTCGAAATCTTGGCGTTTTGAGGAAGAATTTGCTTCATAAGTCTGCCCACATTAGCTATTGGCAATAACCTATCTTGCTCCTTAATCCCTCCTTCTTCACTTGAGTTCATTGAACCTAATATACTGTTGATGTTATCAACCATTTTGGGAAACCCTAGGATTCAATCCCCTCAAACACAGACACGTTTGCTTTTCACTCTGCGTATTATTTGTCTCTTTATTATAAGCACAAGTTCGTCTATTTTACGCTAACTTGTGATTAAAAATTTATAATATAACAAGGTATTGCTGAAAATTCTACGATATATAAAAGTATTATGCAGAGAGAGAATGACAGATAAATTTGTATAGGTGATACAAAGTTAGGTTTGTTATAGGAGTACATAGTATTAGCCTTTATTAAAAGCACTTTGCTTTAATCAATTATGAATCAAAATCAAATGGTCCCCTCCCCTTCCCTCTCCCTTCCTACTTGTTAATGTTTAATCCTATCCACTAGTTGAAATTTGAATAGAGAAAAAACACTAGTTGAAAGTTGAATAGAGAAAAAACACTAGTTGAAAGTTAAACCCTAAGATTGTTGGATGGTGACCCACTAATTAGTATAGGTCTTTGCATAGATAGTGTTAATCCAGTCTTTTGCGAATATTTTTTAACGTTGTTAAATTAAGTGCGAATTTGTCACTTTCCCCTCCACAAACTCTGGGATACTACATACGAGGATATTAATCTTGATTTATTTCAGAAGGTAAACAATATAAATTAGTGGAAACGTACGATAAAGTTAATGTATGTGGCAGGCAAGGTTGTATAAATTAATGAAAATAGGACACCAATTATTGGTCCAGAATAAGTTAATTACAGGTAAGGAATCAAACTGTACCCGTCGTTGTGAAAATGACTTGTTTCCAAATTGGATGATACTGGAAAGCACAGCCTAGAATtatatatagagcccgtttggattgacttataagttagtttataagctgt includes these proteins:
- the LOC132610996 gene encoding nuclear transcription factor Y subunit B-5-like, whose translation is MVDNINSILGSMNSSEEGGIKEQDRLLPIANVGRLMKQILPQNAKISKEGKETMQECVSEFISFVTGEASDKCQKEKRKTLNGDDICWAMGSLGFDDYVVPLKRYLHRYRELEGEKVNQNKATVGQNIEERQNYEHRNFQGSFYGP
- the LOC132610997 gene encoding potassium transporter 5-like translates to MSGNEQNQDIHQQQLKGKKLSCETLKRYDSLDLESSKVPEAKKALEWSVILNLAFQSIGVVYGDIGTSPLYVFSSIFPNGVKYDEDILGALSLILYTITLIPVIKYVFIVLQANDNGDGGTFALYSLICRYSKVGLIPSQQPEDKDVSTFKLDLPDRRTRRASKLKSKLESSNFVKFFMLFATMLGTSMVIGDGVLTPCISVLSAVGGLKEAAPSVLTEGRLVWIAVAILIFLFMFQRFGTEKVGYTFAPVLCVWFLFIAGIGIYNFAKYDPTVIRALNPKYIIDYFKRNKKNAWISLGGVVMCITGGEALFADVGHFSVRSIQISMCCVTYPALILAYLGQAAFLRKHSYDVSDTFYKSLPHSLYWPVFAVAVLAAIIASQALISGTFAIIQQSLALGCFPRVKIVHTSKKHHGQIYIPEINNLLMLACVIVTLAFRTTEKLSNAYGIAVVFVMTLTSCFLVLVMIMIWKTHILFVIVYVLIIGLFELLLLSSVLYKFTQGGYLPLAFAMFLMFIMYVWNYVYRKKYHFELEHKISPLKVKETVDKTNYHRLPGLAIFYSELVHGIPPIFKHYVENVPALHSVLVFVSVKSIPISKVPVEERFLFRKVKPCDLYVFRCVVRYGYNDVRNEEEPFERLLVERLKTFIRDDCIFSINAAKSNRVSSEQSNMELENDCDIQEDAMERDIEVVDRAYSLGVVHFVGEQDVIASNGSNIAKRFVIDCAFNFLKRNLRQSSKVFDIPHKRMLKVGMIYEL